In Senegalia massiliensis, a single genomic region encodes these proteins:
- a CDS encoding endonuclease MutS2, whose product MNGKSLNTLEYFKIKDKLKKKAESFLGKKIVDELFPMKDYIEVKNSQDETEEALNIMLRRGNPPLGGIYDIKDSVIRAEKGGVLYPSSLLQVGDSLRAARNLKTFIKSDREDNDSSYPILERYIYNLVINKDLEQEIERIIISEEEISDNASSDLRSIRRRIESKNSSIKSKLNSIINSSKEKKLLQDNIITIRNERYVVPVKQENRSNFKGLVHDQSASGATLFIEPMAIVNLNNELKELKIEEKREIERILKSLSGEVASISGELIQNQKVLSMIDFIFAKGKLALEMNAIKPLLNTNGDIFLKKSRHPLISKDEVVANDIYVGDDFHTLIITGPNTGGKTVTLKTVGLLTLMCQSGLHIPCDQNSKMAVFNNVFADIGDEQSIEQSLSTFSSHMTNIVKIIDGVEENSLILFDELGAGTDPTEGAALAMSILEYLNTKNVKTIATTHYSELKLYALSTDGIENASVEFDVQSLRPTYKLLIGIPGKSNAFEISKRLGLSDDIIDKSREILSKENIQFEDVLSQIEVDRKISEENKQKSERQRKEIERLKNELEEKRSKIEKIRKETLREAKIEAREILEKAKEESSNIIKELRNLSTDIEKEKNKKIQQAQNKLKTNLDNVSEGLTENILGKSTNAPPKNIKSGDSVKLLNLNQIATVLTEPDKDGNLTVQAGIMKINVNLNNIEKTKDNVEQKSEKNTRGMIKSKAKSIKTELDLRGKNVEEGMLEVDKYLDDVYMSGLSQVTIIHGKGTGILREGIKQYLRNHKLVDSFRIGKYGEGGTGVTIVNLK is encoded by the coding sequence ATAAATGGAAAATCCTTAAATACATTAGAATATTTTAAAATAAAAGATAAACTCAAAAAGAAGGCAGAGTCATTTTTAGGAAAAAAAATAGTAGATGAATTATTTCCTATGAAAGATTATATTGAAGTAAAAAACTCACAAGATGAAACAGAAGAAGCTTTAAATATTATGTTAAGGCGAGGAAATCCTCCATTAGGAGGTATATATGATATTAAAGATAGTGTAATAAGAGCTGAAAAAGGCGGGGTTCTTTATCCATCTTCGTTACTTCAAGTAGGTGATAGCCTAAGAGCAGCTAGAAATTTAAAAACTTTTATTAAAAGCGATAGAGAAGATAATGATTCAAGTTATCCTATACTTGAAAGATATATCTATAATTTAGTAATAAACAAAGATTTGGAACAGGAAATTGAAAGAATAATAATAAGTGAAGAAGAAATTTCTGATAATGCAAGTTCAGATTTAAGAAGTATAAGAAGAAGAATAGAGTCTAAAAACTCTTCTATAAAAAGTAAGTTAAATTCCATAATTAATTCATCAAAAGAGAAAAAGTTATTGCAAGATAATATTATAACTATTAGAAATGAAAGATATGTTGTTCCAGTAAAGCAAGAAAATAGATCTAATTTTAAAGGATTAGTACATGATCAATCTGCAAGTGGTGCAACTTTATTTATTGAGCCAATGGCTATTGTAAATTTAAATAATGAATTAAAAGAATTAAAAATTGAAGAAAAACGAGAGATTGAAAGAATATTAAAGAGCTTAAGTGGAGAAGTGGCATCTATAAGTGGAGAATTAATCCAAAACCAAAAAGTATTATCAATGATTGATTTTATTTTTGCTAAAGGAAAGTTAGCATTAGAGATGAATGCTATAAAACCACTATTGAATACAAATGGAGATATATTTTTAAAAAAATCTAGACATCCATTGATATCAAAAGATGAAGTTGTGGCAAATGATATTTATGTTGGCGATGATTTTCATACACTTATAATAACTGGTCCCAATACTGGAGGTAAAACAGTAACTTTAAAAACAGTAGGTTTACTTACATTAATGTGTCAATCAGGACTCCATATACCTTGTGATCAAAATAGCAAAATGGCAGTATTTAATAATGTGTTTGCGGATATAGGAGATGAACAAAGTATAGAACAAAGTCTAAGCACATTTTCATCTCATATGACTAATATAGTTAAAATAATAGATGGGGTAGAAGAAAATAGTTTGATTCTTTTTGATGAGTTAGGTGCAGGTACTGACCCTACAGAAGGAGCAGCGCTTGCAATGTCAATATTAGAATATTTAAATACTAAAAATGTGAAAACTATAGCTACAACTCATTATAGTGAATTAAAATTATATGCATTATCAACTGATGGAATAGAAAATGCGTCTGTTGAATTTGATGTTCAATCCTTAAGACCTACTTATAAACTTCTTATAGGAATACCTGGAAAATCTAATGCATTTGAGATATCTAAAAGACTTGGATTAAGTGACGATATAATAGATAAATCTAGAGAAATATTATCAAAAGAAAATATACAATTTGAAGATGTATTATCTCAAATAGAAGTAGATAGGAAAATTAGTGAGGAAAACAAACAAAAATCAGAGAGACAAAGAAAAGAAATTGAAAGACTTAAAAATGAATTGGAAGAAAAACGATCAAAAATAGAAAAAATTAGAAAAGAAACTTTAAGAGAAGCAAAAATTGAAGCTAGAGAAATACTTGAAAAGGCTAAAGAAGAATCCAGTAATATAATAAAAGAACTTAGAAATTTATCTACTGATATAGAAAAAGAAAAAAACAAAAAAATACAACAAGCCCAAAATAAATTAAAAACTAATTTAGATAATGTAAGTGAAGGACTTACAGAAAATATATTAGGTAAGTCTACAAATGCACCACCTAAAAATATAAAATCTGGAGACAGTGTAAAGCTATTAAATTTAAATCAAATAGCTACTGTACTTACAGAGCCAGATAAAGATGGGAATCTTACTGTACAAGCTGGTATCATGAAAATAAATGTAAATTTAAATAATATTGAAAAGACAAAAGATAATGTTGAACAAAAATCAGAAAAAAATACTAGAGGAATGATAAAGTCCAAAGCTAAATCTATAAAGACTGAATTAGATTTAAGAGGTAAGAATGTAGAAGAAGGAATGCTTGAAGTTGATAAATATTTAGATGATGTATATATGTCTGGTTTAAGTCAAGTTACAATAATTCATGGAAAAGGTACTGGTATATTAAGAGAAGGAATAAAGCAATATTTGAGAAATCATAAACTTGTTGATTCATTTAGAATTGGAAAATATGGAGAAGGTGGAACAGGTGTTACAATAGTAAATCTAAAGTGA
- a CDS encoding P1 family peptidase, protein MKEIGIKDINDIFVGNAEYENGPTGCTVIISEEGFVAGVDVRGGAPGTRETDVLKPENMIEKVHCVFLSGGSAYGLDCASGIMEFLEEKNIGFDVGVARVPIVCGAVLFDLNLGDPKVRPDKNLGYNACKNAYSNNFKQGSFGAGIGASIGKLYGLNSAMKGGIGIYGIQVGDLKVLSIVAVNALGDILDNGKIIAGLRNDENKFLETEKEMIKNYNKTENLFGQNTTIGAVITNAKFNKAQMNKIASMAHNGFARAIRPSHSIFDGDTIFTLSTGKINADISAVGMLASITMENAIINGVKKADSKENLITYKDLKK, encoded by the coding sequence ATGAAGGAAATAGGTATAAAAGATATAAATGATATATTTGTAGGGAATGCAGAATATGAAAATGGCCCTACAGGATGTACTGTTATTATTTCAGAAGAAGGATTTGTAGCTGGAGTAGATGTAAGAGGTGGAGCCCCAGGCACTAGAGAAACTGATGTCTTAAAACCAGAAAACATGATAGAAAAAGTACATTGTGTTTTTTTAAGTGGAGGAAGTGCATATGGGCTTGATTGTGCTAGTGGTATCATGGAGTTTTTAGAAGAAAAAAATATTGGATTTGATGTAGGAGTAGCAAGAGTTCCTATAGTCTGTGGTGCTGTTTTATTTGATTTAAATCTAGGAGATCCAAAAGTTAGACCAGATAAGAATCTAGGTTACAATGCTTGTAAGAATGCATATAGTAACAATTTTAAACAAGGTTCTTTTGGGGCAGGTATAGGAGCAAGTATTGGAAAGTTATATGGGCTAAATAGTGCCATGAAAGGTGGTATAGGTATTTATGGTATTCAAGTTGGGGATTTAAAAGTTTTATCAATAGTAGCTGTAAATGCTTTAGGAGATATACTTGATAATGGAAAAATAATTGCAGGACTTAGAAATGATGAAAATAAGTTTTTAGAAACAGAAAAAGAAATGATAAAAAATTACAATAAAACAGAAAATTTATTTGGACAAAATACTACAATAGGAGCAGTAATAACAAACGCTAAATTCAATAAAGCACAAATGAATAAAATAGCTTCTATGGCTCATAATGGCTTTGCAAGAGCTATAAGACCATCTCATTCTATTTTTGATGGAGACACTATTTTTACGCTTTCTACAGGTAAAATAAATGCTGATATAAGTGCTGTTGGTATGCTTGCTAGCATTACTATGGAAAATGCAATTATAAATGGGGTTAAAAAAGCTGATTCAAAAGAAAATTTAATAACATATAAAGACTTAAAAAAATAG
- a CDS encoding amidase domain-containing protein — translation MSILYKYDREKAKQYAKKWAFKRNPKYYNFEDLGGDCTNFISQVLYAGGCPMNYNRWTGWYYNNINDRAPAWTSVNYLKKFLENNTERGPIVEKSNIDKVEIGDIVQLNFDSDIVFEHSLVIVDIKSPRTLENIYISTHTYDRYNYSLANYFVKEINFFHVLGYKK, via the coding sequence TTGAGTATATTATATAAATATGATAGAGAAAAAGCAAAACAATATGCTAAAAAATGGGCTTTTAAAAGAAATCCTAAATATTATAATTTTGAAGATTTAGGAGGGGATTGTACTAATTTTATTTCACAAGTGTTATATGCAGGAGGATGTCCTATGAATTACAATAGATGGACTGGATGGTATTATAACAATATAAATGACAGAGCACCTGCATGGACTTCTGTAAATTATTTAAAAAAGTTTTTGGAAAATAATACTGAAAGAGGCCCAATTGTAGAAAAAAGTAATATTGATAAAGTTGAAATAGGAGATATAGTGCAACTTAATTTTGATTCAGATATAGTATTTGAACATTCTCTAGTTATAGTTGATATTAAAAGTCCAAGAACTTTAGAAAATATTTATATATCAACCCATACATATGATAGGTATAATTATTCTTTAGCAAATTATTTCGTAAAAGAGATAAACTTTTTTCATGTTTTAGGATATAAAAAATAG
- the argS gene encoding arginine--tRNA ligase, with amino-acid sequence MDFKEKIGEIINQNVEQISKEEVLELLEIPPSYDMGDYAMPCFKMAKIFRKSPNLIAEDIVNMIGENKYFEKIENKGAYVNFFVNKELFSETVLKEVYEKENKYGATNVGKNRNVIVEFSSPNIAKPFHIGHIRSTVIGHSIYKIYDFLGFNTIAINHLGDYGTQFGKLIVAYKAWGDRKVIESNPIPELLKLYIKFHEEVEKKPELDDKAREWFLKLEGEDPEAKELWQWIRDVSLKEFNRVYEMLNIKFDSLAGESFYSDKMPRVIDIMNEKGILEDSQGARIVDLESYGMPPALVQKRDGSTLYITRDVAAALYRKETYDFYKNIYVVGSQQILHFQQWMKMVELMGFDWAKDCVHVPFGMVSLEEGTMSTRKGRVVFLEDVLNKAVDKTREIIEQKNPNLENKEEVAKQIGIGAIVFQELSNSRIKDYTFSWDKTLAFEGETGPYVQYTHARANSILKKANVDVTDDIDYSLLLNEEAVNVVRLLHDFKQVVIDAMEKYEPAIITRHIVDIAQAFNRFYHDCPILVDDENVKKARLLLVKSTRDVLKTGLSLISVEAPEKM; translated from the coding sequence ATAGATTTTAAAGAGAAAATTGGAGAAATTATAAATCAAAATGTGGAACAAATATCTAAAGAAGAGGTATTAGAATTATTAGAAATTCCACCAAGTTATGATATGGGAGATTATGCAATGCCGTGTTTTAAGATGGCAAAAATATTTAGAAAATCTCCTAATTTGATAGCAGAAGATATAGTAAATATGATCGGAGAAAATAAATATTTTGAAAAGATTGAGAATAAAGGTGCATATGTAAACTTTTTTGTAAATAAAGAATTATTTTCAGAGACTGTATTAAAGGAAGTATATGAAAAGGAAAATAAATATGGTGCTACAAATGTAGGGAAAAATAGAAATGTAATAGTTGAGTTTTCATCTCCTAACATTGCTAAGCCTTTTCATATAGGTCATATTAGAAGTACTGTAATTGGACATTCAATTTATAAAATATATGATTTCTTAGGTTTTAATACAATAGCTATTAATCACTTAGGTGATTATGGTACACAATTTGGTAAATTGATTGTTGCATACAAAGCATGGGGAGATAGAAAAGTTATAGAATCTAATCCAATACCGGAACTTCTTAAATTATATATTAAATTTCACGAAGAAGTAGAAAAGAAACCTGAATTAGATGATAAAGCCCGTGAATGGTTTTTAAAGCTAGAAGGAGAAGATCCTGAAGCAAAAGAATTATGGCAGTGGATTAGAGATGTTAGTTTAAAAGAGTTTAATAGAGTTTATGAGATGTTAAATATAAAGTTTGATTCATTAGCAGGTGAAAGCTTTTATTCTGATAAAATGCCTAGAGTAATAGATATTATGAATGAAAAAGGGATATTAGAAGATTCACAAGGCGCAAGAATAGTAGATTTAGAATCTTATGGTATGCCACCTGCACTTGTACAAAAAAGAGATGGATCTACATTGTATATTACTAGAGACGTTGCAGCTGCTTTATATAGAAAAGAAACATATGATTTTTATAAAAATATTTATGTAGTTGGTTCTCAACAAATTCTGCATTTTCAACAATGGATGAAAATGGTTGAATTAATGGGATTTGATTGGGCAAAAGATTGTGTGCATGTTCCATTTGGAATGGTATCATTAGAAGAAGGTACAATGTCTACACGTAAAGGTAGAGTAGTATTCTTAGAAGATGTTTTAAATAAAGCAGTTGATAAAACTAGAGAAATAATAGAACAAAAAAATCCAAACTTAGAAAATAAAGAAGAAGTTGCAAAACAAATAGGAATAGGAGCTATAGTATTCCAAGAGCTATCAAATAGTAGAATTAAAGATTACACTTTTTCATGGGATAAGACATTAGCATTTGAAGGTGAAACAGGTCCATATGTTCAATATACTCATGCAAGGGCAAATAGCATACTAAAAAAAGCTAATGTTGACGTTACTGATGATATTGATTATTCATTATTATTAAATGAGGAAGCAGTTAATGTAGTAAGACTTCTACATGATTTCAAACAAGTTGTAATTGATGCTATGGAAAAATATGAACCTGCAATAATAACACGTCATATAGTTGATATAGCTCAAGCATTTAATAGATTCTATCATGATTGTCCAATTTTAGTAGATGATGAAAATGTTAAAAAAGCTAGATTATTATTAGTAAAATCTACAAGAGATGTATTAAAAACAGGTCTTTCACTTATATCAGTAGAAGCTCCTGAAAAAATGTAA